One segment of Methanolinea sp. DNA contains the following:
- a CDS encoding molybdopterin dinucleotide binding domain-containing protein produces the protein MKFLMTTGRTIRQGSFVERKNTPVYAEEASTVRMNPVDMLDLLVEDGDPVRVTGPGGSVVMRVAGDPLLPRGIVFACLGPHANAIVDPWTHATGMPDYKTVPVEIEPAEERPPTVAELMGACGGVPYEG, from the coding sequence ATGAAGTTCCTGATGACGACGGGGAGGACCATCCGGCAGGGCAGTTTCGTCGAGCGGAAGAACACGCCAGTGTACGCCGAGGAGGCCTCAACGGTCCGGATGAACCCCGTCGACATGCTCGATCTCCTCGTCGAGGATGGCGATCCCGTCAGGGTGACTGGGCCCGGGGGATCGGTGGTGATGCGGGTCGCGGGGGACCCGTTGCTCCCGAGGGGGATCGTCTTCGCCTGCCTCGGGCCGCACGCGAACGCGATCGTGGACCCGTGGACGCACGCGACCGGGATGCCGGACTATAAGACCGTCCCCGTCGAGATCGAGCCGGCCGAGGAGAGACCGCCGACCGTCGCGGAGCTGATGGGGGCCTGCGGGGGTGTGCCCTACGAGGGTTGA